From the genome of Holophagales bacterium:
GACGCCGGGAACGCCGTGGTCGTCGTCGAGCACGACCCCGACCTCGTCAAAGCAGCCGATCACGTCGTCGAGCTCGGCCCCGGCTCCGGCCCGGACGGCGGGCTCGTCGTCGCCTCCGGCCGGCCGTCGGCCCTCGCGGCAGATTCCTCTACGTATACGAGCCGCCTGCTCGTACGTACGGCTTCGCCGGCCCGCGGCCCTCGGCGCCTCCTCTCACCGGGCGTCACGATCCGGGGCGCGACGCGTCACACGCTGAAGAACGTCGACGTGGAGATCCCGTCCGGCGGGCTCGTCGTCGTGGCCGGAGTGTCCGGCAGCGGCAAGTCGACGCTCGTCCTCGAGGTACTCGCCCCGTCGCTCCGCGCCGCGATGCGCGGCGGCGCTCCTGTCGGCTGTCGGGCGCTCGACCTGCACGTGCCGATCGAGGCAGTCCTTTCCTCGGACCAGGAGGAGCTCGCCGTCGGCGGCGGGAGCACCGTGGCGACGCTCTCAGGGATCGCCGAGCCCTTGCGGAAGCGGTTCGCCGCGACGCCCGAGGCGCGCGCGCGCAGGCTCACGGCAAAGGCGTTCTCCTCGAGCTCCCCCGGCGGTCGCTGCGAGACGTGCGCGGGACGGGGCCTCGTCACGGTGGCGATGGACCTCCTCCCGGACGTGACCGTCGGCTGCGAGGCCTGTGGCGGGCGGCGGTTCTCCGACGACGTCCTCGCGTGCCGCCTGGATGGACGGAGCCTGACCGACATCCTCGACGCACCGGTGGGTGACCTCGCCTCCTGGTTCGACGGCGACCGGGCCATCGCCGCTCGCTCCGGGCCCTCTGCGAGATCGGCCTCTCCTACCTGAGCCTCGGTCAGGAGGCCGCCGCTCTCTCCTCGGGCGAGCGGCAGCGGCTCCGGCTGGCACGACTCCTCGCCGAGCCTCACGCGGGCCGCACCGCTGTGCTCTCGACGAGCCGACGCGCGGCCTCGGATTCGAAGACGTCGCCCGGCTGCTGCGTGCTCGGCCGGCCCGCGACGGAAGGCCACCTCGTCGTCGTCGTGGAGCACCACCGCGATGGCCTCGCCGCGGCCGACTGGCTCGTCGAGCTCGGCCCGGAAGGGGGCGAGCGCGGCGGCCGGTCCTTTCGAGCCGGATCTCCGTAGCCGACGGCGGCGGCAGGATCCCCTGCCGCCCGCCGCCAGGAGCACAAGCCAACGGAGAAGGAAAAACCCTAGTCGATCGAGAATTTCTGGAGCTCGACCGAAGCAGGGTTCCGTCGATGACAAGCGCATCCCCTGCTGGGTGAGCGAACCGCTGTCGTTGGCGGCTACCCACGCCGTCCCGTTCCACTGCAAGGCATTGCCCGTCGTGGTCGTCCCCATGATCGTGATCGGCGGGACGAACGGACCAGAGGCGAGTGGTTCCGCCGAGCTGGTAGTCGACCCAGTAGGTTCCGGCGGCGAGATTCGTCACGACCGTCGCCGTCTCGCAGCCTGGATCGGCCGCTGGTTGTTGACCACGGAGGTCTCGCTGTCCCGGTAGATGTTGACGAGGGCGCAGGAAGCGAACCGGTTCGTCGTGAGATCGCCGAAAACGATGGTGCCACCGGCGTTCGGAGGACCGTTCCAGATCTGGACCCTCACATCGTTGAGCGTGCAGGCCGCCGCACCCGTCTGGTAGGCAAAGAACGTGATCGTCGAGACCCATCCGCCGCCGGCACGGTGAAGTCGTCGGTGAGCCGGAAGGCACCCGCTGTTGAGGCGGTGAGCCGAGACTGGTCATCCGGAGGCTGGTGTTCTGCACCTGGGACGCGTCGGCTCCGCCGAAGCCCCCGCCGACGTGCGTCACGAGCGGGCCGCTGTCCAGGAGGAGTGCCTTCGGCCCTTTCCAGATCGGACCGGCGGGGACCGGTGCCCGCATTTCGGCGGGCGGCTGCGGGCCGGATGTCGTCGGTCGCCTGGCCGGCCGCGGCGCCCGCGGCTACGACAGAGGCCAGAACGACGGCGAGCAGGGATCGAAACTCTTGTGCATGAACACTCCTCTCCCGATTTGCGCCGGACTCTACCGGCCGAGGCTGAGTCGCGCAAGGAGTCACGGTCCGAGTCATGGTCAGGGCATTGAAAACGGTGCGCGCCGGATCGCAGGTCTTTCAAGTCCAGATACGCCTGCCGATTCCGGGCCGCTCGACGCGCAACCGGCCTCGACGGTGAGGCCGGTCATCGTCCGAGGTCTCGGCTTCCGTCGGCGCCCGGCGGCGGGCCGAGGGGACTCCCCGCAGGTCCGCTTCTCGGGCAGACGGCTCGGCCTCCTCGCCGTCGCCTCCCTCCCCCAAGGCGGGAAGGCGACGGTCGGAGGCAGGATCGTGCGCGAGAATCCACCGTCCGGAGAGGACGGGGAGGATCGGGTGAAGAACACCGACGCACGCATCGACGCCTACATCGCGAAGTCTGCCCCTTTCGCCCGGCCCGTCCTGTCGCACCTTCGCGCCCTCGTCCACGAGGCGTGTCCCGGGGTGGAGGAGACGATGAAGTGGAGCATGCCTTCGTTCGTCCACGAAGGCAGGATCCTCTGCGGCATGGCGGCCTTCAAGGGCCACTGTACCTTCGGCTTCTGGCACAAGGACATGGTCGAGGTCCTGGCAAGGACGGCGAAGGGCGACTCCATGATGGGCAGCTTCGGCCGCATCACGGCGATCGCCGACCTCCCGAAGGAGAACCTTCTTCGCCCCTCCGCGAGGCCGTGAAGCCGGCGCCTCGGACGAACCCGCCCGCCCGAAGCCCGCGCAAGGCTGGCCGATCGCCATCCCGGCCGACCTCGCGAGCGCGCTGAAGCAGAACGGGCCGCCAACTCACGTTCCGGGCCTGCCCTCGCACCGGAAGTGAGTACGCCGAGTGGATCCCGAAGCAAGCGCGACAGACCCGCCGAAGCGCCCGCGACGACTCTCGGTGTCGCCAGGGAAGTCCCGCAACTGGAACGAGAGCTGCTGAGGCGCGCGGAGCCGTCTCGCCGGACCCCGGTCAGAACAGCGACTCGGTCGTGATCAGGTAGACGGGCCCACCGCCGCGATCCGGAAACGCCATCTCGAAGCGCACGATGCGCACGTTCGAAGTCCGGGTGAGCTCGACCAGGAGGCCCGCTCCGAGGTCGCTCCGCCATCCTTCCGTGGACGGCCCGACGCGCTCTCCCCACGTCTTGCCGCAATCGGCGAACACCTCGACCCCCGGGGCCGCCAGGGACAGCACCTCGCCGGTGAGGCGCCGCCGCCACTCGATGTTGGCCACCGCCCGCGAGGTACCGTCGAAGGTGTTCGGGTCGTACCCGCGAAGCCCGAGTGTCGGCTCCGAGGGTGAGCTGTCTCTCGCCGTCGAGGGCGTAGCCGGAAATCGGCAGCGACCCGGCCTCTCAGGCCCGCCCTGCCGGTGAGGGCGCCGCCCAGCTCGACGTGGCTGACCACGTTTGCCAGGCCGCGGTTCTCGACCCGTCCCGTGAAGGCTGCGCGCTGCCAGGTGAAGACCTGCCCCGAGAGCTGTCCCGGAGTCGAACGACACCCGATAGCGAGCGAGCGCTGTCGCCGCCGAATAGAGGCAGCGAGAGTCCCGTCATGACCTTCCAGTTGGGTCCGAGCGCCAGGTCCTCCTGCCTGAACCAGGCGCGGAAGCCGTGCACGACCTTCCAGCGAAAGGTCGTGCGTTCCCAGCCCACCTCCGGACCCACCAGGTCGCGGTCCTTCGGCTGCGGGTAGGGCAAGCCGTATAGGCTTTGCCAGTTTCGAAAGTGGGCGCTTTCACCGAAGGCTCCCACCAGGAGACGGTTGATCCGAACGTCGCCTCCCGGCAGCCGAAGCCCCCACACCTCCCAGGCCTGCGTGTCCGCGTCACCCTCGACCCGCTTCTCGCCGTCCGACCAGAGGTATTCCGTTGATTCCTGGCGCGCCCACTCGACGCCGCCGGCCCGCGGAGTCGAAAGGGAGAAGAACGGGTATTCGAACTGGAAGTGATCCGCGAACCCGTCGGTGGATTTCTGATGCTCCAGCTCGAGCTGCCAGCGGCTGCCCAGAAACGTGATGTCCCTGTAGCGGATCGTCGTGGAGGTCCGTTCGGGTTCGTCCGAAATATCGAAGAGGAGGCTCTTGCCGAGCCCCAGGAAGTTGTCGTCCTTGATTCCGGCCGTGCCGGACCGGCGATCCCCCTCCACACCGAAGCTGAGGTTCACGGCCAACGTCCACTGGTCGTGCGTCTCGACGATCACTTCTACCCCGCCGGGGCGGGCCGCGCCGAGATGCTCACCGGGTTCAGGAATCCTGTGCTTCGCAGGATGATCTCGGTCTCCTCCAGCCGCGCCGGATCGAGGACATCGCCCACCTTGAAGAGCAGCAGGCGGCGGATGAAGTCCTCGCGGGTGAGGATGTGCAGGGCGTTGACCCAGCGATAGGGCCACGCCGACGTGGACGGGTCGTCCAGGTCGAAGACGTCGTGCCGGTTGACCTGCACCGCCACGATGGGGTGCCGGGAGCCACGTCCTCCACCACGGCGCCTGGAGCGCCCAGCCTGACGGGAACGAAGGAGAGGCACAGGGCAACGCACCGCTGGACGGCGCTCCAGCCCATCGCGGGCCGGATGCCGATCTCCCGCGTCCGCTCCGTGACCGGCACCCGCATGGAGTTCATGATACCGCGCGGAGGGGTCTGGTCTACGTTCTACACTCTGCGATGTCCTGGGGTTCGGTCCGGACGTCGAGAGTCGCGGACACGCCCATGTGCCGCCGCTCACCAGTCCCAGGGCTGACGGGTTCAGGCCCTCAGCCTCTCGTTCCGTCTGGTTCCACCCTGCGCGGCTGAGGCGTAGTCTCCCTCTTCGGCCTAGGTGTCGCGGTCGGTCCCTCCTCGACCTTCTTCGGCTCTGCCTTACCTGGTTCGGTCGTTGCCGGTGCAGCCCTTCTCGGCTCCGCCTTCCTCACGTCGGGCTCGACGGGACTGGCAGGTACCGGCGCCGTCTCGACGCGCTGGCGCCGGGGCTCGGGAGCGATCCACGTTCCGACCTTCGGCGTCGGCACGGGAGTCGGCCGGTCGTAGTTCCGCTCCGGAGGCCTCGCCACGTCGTGGCGCTCGGGTCTCTGTTCCGGGACGGGGACTGTCGGCGCCACATCCCTCCTTGGTGCGGACGTCGGAGCCAGGGCCCACCCCCGCTGAGGCGTCGGAGCGGGGACGTCGCCACGCCGGGGCTCGTACGCCGGGCTCGTCGGCTCGACCTCACGCCGGGGCTCCGGCGCGCGGGCGGGCGGCACCTCGTCACGACCGACCGGGGGATGGCGGTCTCACGGGAGTCGCTCCGCGGACTGGGGCAGCGGTTGAGGCTGGCGCGTCGTCGCAGTCGTCGTCGCGTCGCTCCGGGGTTTCAGCGCGACTTCGTCCCTGCCAGCCGGCCGGACCGGCTGAACGCGCGTCTCTCCGCGGCGACCTTCCGAAGTGAGGCGGCGCGCCTCGTCGGCCTGGACCGGCGCTCCTCCCCTTTCCCGGATCACCTCGAGCTTGCGGTCGAAGGACGGGGGGGCCGGCGGCGGGATCGAGCGAGTGACGACCTCGCGCCGTCCGATCTGCTCCGGCGGCCTGACCGCGGCGCGCCCCTGGACGGCGACGGTGCTGACGCGGATCGACGCGCGGGTCGGCAGGACCGGGATCGGCCCGCGAAGAACGGGCGCCCGGGAAACCTCGTTCACGACCCTCGTGTCCCGCACGACGTCGCGATCGACCCGCCCGCCGCGAACGAAGACGTCGCGGGAGACGACGGTCACACGTCCCCGATAGGCGTAGTTGAAGTTGGTGACGTTCTCCCTCGAACCGGCGCGGTACCACCATGGGTCGAACGGCTCCCGGGGCCCGAGCGGGAACCAGCCGACGAACCCGCCCGCGGAGACGGAGATGGACCAGCCCGCGCCACCGCCCACGAACCCGACGACGGCCGGGGAGTAACCCGGATAGCGGGAGTGCGGCCCGACGGGGACCCAGCACCAGCGTCCCCGCGCGACGGCCCAGCGACCGTAGTGGTACGGCGCCCAGCCCCGGGGCTCGGAGGAGAGCCACGTCCAGCCCACGGGTCGCGCCAGATCCAGCGCCCATAGCGGTACGGCTCCCAGCCGGCGGCCATCCTCGCGGATACCAGACGTTTCCGTACTCGGCGCTGTTTTCCCACGAGCCGTACGCGTCGAGGTCGTCGATTCCGTAGATGTCGGGGTGCACGTACGAGGCCGAACGAACCGTGCGGTAACGTCGGGCACGGTTCTCCACCCAGCGGTCCCAGCTGTCGGTCCGGGTGATCCGGATGACGTCGTAGTCGGGGCGGTCGATACCCCGGATACGGATCCGCTCGCCCCGTTCCAGCGAAAGCTGACCACCGGCGGCAGCCACCCAGGCCCGTCCCTGAAAGACAGAGACGCGGCTGTCTCCCCGTTCGTCGACGTCGATCCGGTAGGTGCCGGGAGTCTCGAACGTCACGGAGACGTTCGGAGTCGCCACTTCGAAGATCTCGTCCCGCTCCATCCGGCGAATCCGGAAGGTGGCCGTACCGAGGGTGAGCGAGAGCTGCCTGACCTCCCGGGCCAGGTCGAGCGCGCCCAGCTCCGACTCGGGCCCGAGGTAGACCGTGCCGCCGCGAAGCTGAAGCTCCACGCGCGCGTCGCTGGCGGCCCAGATCCGGTCGCCGAGCGTCATCGGGTAGTTGATCGAGGCGGCCTGCCAGTCGTCGGGGTCGTCCCCCCGGTTGAACGAGACCTCCCCCTGGAACCAGGAGACGCGGGCCACGGACTGGCGGATGCCGTCGTCGCGCTCGTCGCCGTCGTAGTAGTTGCGGTCGTACTGGGCCGCGGCGGGCGGTGAAGTCAGAAGGATCGCCGCGAGGGCGAGCAGGGCTACGGGTCGAAGTTGGAGTCTCATGGTTCCTCCATTTCGGAAGTCTAGCGAATGCCGTGCCAGCTGGCGGGAGGACGGTGATCCCGGACACGAGCCGCCGCCCAGGCACGCAGGAGCGGCGCGCCAGGATCGCGGCAAGGACTCCGGTCGCGATACCGACGACCGCGTCCGTGGCGTAGTGGAACCGGCCGTACACCGTCGAGACGTAGAGGGACAGGATGACCGGCGAGAGGATCCAGAACGTCGTTCGGTGGTGCTTCCAGGCCATCAGCCACATGACCGTCGCCGCCGCGGCGTGGGGGCTCGGGATCGAGCCGCCCGCGAAGTGGGTCCGGGTCCGGATCAGCTCTCCCGCCCAGGTGAAGGCCCAGCCCTCGAGCGGCACGCGGAAGCGGTCGGGCATCCAGTACATCGGGCTCGCCACCGGAAAGAGGATGAACCCGACGTCGCAGAGGACGTTCGCGAGACCGAGCGTGAAGAAGTACTCCTCCACGGCGGCGGCGCCCCGCTTCCACTGGAGGATTCCGCAGAGGACCGGGTAGAGCGGCACGTAGATCACGTAGCAGAACATCAGCCACTCGGTGAGGGACGGCGTGACGAAGCGCTCCATCCAGAGCGTGGGCTGGACGCCGAACAGGCGATCCTCGAGCGCGAGGACCAGGTCGTCCCGGAACCTGCCGTGAAAGATCAGCTGCAGCCCGGCGACGGCCTCGAAGAGGTAGGCGTACGACAGCGAGACGGTGACCGTGCGGAGAACGAAGACGGGAAGCGGCCGCCGAAGCCGCGCCAGGAGCGCTGACGAGGCCAGGACCGCCGTGGCGACGGCGAGGTTCGTGGCGACGAGATGGGGCCAGCGTTCAACCGTCGCCCTCCCGCCGACGGCGAGAAGGCTGAAGAGCACGAGCGCCGCCAGGATGACGACGTCGGCCGGCCGAAGCTCGAACGGCCCGAAGGCCGGCCGCCCGGAGCCCTTTGCCTCGACCTGCACGCGATCGACCGCCACCGTCAGCGGGAGACGATGAAGAGGTCGAGGGACAGGCCCAGCAACCAGTGGGTCAGCAGAGGAACGAGAAGAGAGCGCGACCGGAACGCGACGATGCCCCAGACGAGGCCGCCCAGGACCGCCCCCACCGTCTCCCCGAACGGCTTGCCGACGTGGAGGAGCGAAGACGCGAGGGCCTGGACGAGGATGGCGTTCCAGTCACCCATCCGGTCGCGCAATCCGAACTGCACGAATCCCCGGAAGCCAAACTCCCAGCCGACGTAGAAGACGAGGTAGGCGATGGCATGGAACGCGAACGCGAGCGGGCCGTTGCCCGCGGCGCGGTTCAGCGGGTACTCGGCCAGGAACTCCGAGTCTTTCGATGCGAAGAAGCGGAGCGCGAACATCACGGGCGTCACGACCGTGAAGGCCTTCCAGCCCCACGACAGGTCGCCCGCCTGCACACCCCACGCCGCGAGCGGCTCCCGGAAGACGAGCGTGACGATCAGGGCCGGGATCAGCCCGAAGAAGACGAAGGCCGAGCCGAAGTGGTAGAGCCCGGCGGTCAGCTCCCGGTTTCCACCGAGCGCGAACGAGGAGGCCAGGTGGCGGAAGTAGAACGGCTTGCTCCCGAAGTACCTGAAGAGAATTCCGAGAAGGGTCACGGCCAGCAGGACGATCGTCGTCTTCCGGTCGATGGGGCTCCACAGGTCGCCGACGGACGGCGTCGTCTCCGTCGCGACCATTGTCCCTGTCGTCGCTTTCGACTCTTTCGTCCCAGTCGTCTCACGCGACGTCATCCGCGGTCCCTCTGTCCGCGCAGCCAGTCGAGGGTCCGGCGGAGCCCCTCCCTGAGGGGCGTGATCCGGTACCCGAGCTCGCGCTCGGCCTTCGCGCTCGTGAAGGCCCAGTCGGCGAGAAACGTCTCGACCCATCCCGGGGTGACCTTCGGGTAGACCCCGAGCCATTCCGCCTTGCGTTCTTCGAGACCCGCATATAGAAGCGCCAGCGAGGGGGGCAGGCTTACCCGGAAGTGCTTTCGATTCGTCACCTCGTCCACGAGCGAAAAGAGGCCCTTCAGCGGAACGTTCTCGCCGCCGAGGAGGTACCGCTCCCCGACTCTCCCCTTCTCCATCGCCAGGAGGTGCCCCTTCACGACGTCGTCGATGAACGCGTAGTTCCCGACGTCTCCGCCGCCGTCGAGCAACGCGGGGAAACGACCGCGGTCGTACTGGTCGATCATCAGCGAGACCGAGTTGCCCTCCGTCAGCGGCCCCGGCCCGTAGAGGCGCGTAGGGTGGACGATCACGACCGGAAGGCCCCGCGACGCTCTCTCCGGGGCCTCCTTCTCGGCCAGAGCCTTGCTCTCCTCGTACTCCGTGAAGAACCGGGGCGTCGCCCTCGGCATCGCCTCGTCGCCCACGACTCCCGGAGGCGTCGGACCGAAGACGACGACCGTGGAGGTGTAGACGAGGCGCCGGACGCCGGCCTGAGGCGCCGTCTCGAAGACGTTGCGGGCGCCTTCGACGTTGACCCGGAAGAACGTCGAAGGGTCCTTCGACCAGTTCTTCGCGTAGGCGGCCAAGTGGAACACCTCGGCGCACCCCGCCATGCCTCGCCGGAGGAATCGCGGTCCAGAACATCGCCCGTTATCCATTCCACGTCACCGGCGCCGCTCGCGGCCGCTCGCTCGTCGTTCGCGCCAGCGCCCGCCCGCCGCCCACCAGAAAGGAGCGCTTCCACGAGCCGGCCGCCGACGAACCCCGTGCCGCCCGTGACGAAGACCGGCCCTGCGCTCACGTCCTGAGACGCGTCCCTGTCGCGGTCCTGGTTCGGAGGTGGACGGCAGAGTCGCTCACGAATGCCCTAGCGTACCCGATGGGGCGGGCGCCCGACCGACCTCCGCCCCTCAGATCGGCTTGATGTCCTCCGGCGCCTCACCCTTTGCCGACGTGGGCGTCACCGCCTCGAGCCCGTGGCTCGTCGGCCCTCTCTACGAAGCCGAGCATGGCCAGCGCCCCCAGCGCGTACATGACCGGGTTCCAGCCCGCCGGGTTCGCGGCGCTCGCGCCAGAGCCGTCCTTCAGAAGGCCGAGGCCCCAGCTCATTCCCGCCCAGCCGACCTGCTGGCAGAACGTCATGAGCGCGTAGGCCGAGCCGAGGCGGGCCTCGGGGACGAGGTAGGTGACGGCGGGCCAGAGGACGGCGGGGACGAGCGCGAACGCGAGGCCGAGCATCCCCATCAGGATCGTCGGGGAGATGGAGGTGCCGACGAGGAGGAAGAACGGCGGGACGAGGAGCGCCGAGCCGGCCGCCATCAGGAGCGCGCGCTTGCCGATCTTGTCGGCCAGGAGGCCGAAGAGCGGCATGCCGATCATCGAGAGGAGCGGGAGGATCGACTTCAGGTTCCCCGCGGCCTCGGGCGACAGCCCCTTGGCCTCGATGAAGTACAAGTTCGCGAACGTCCGGAACGGGAAGATCGTCGCGTAGAAGGCGACGCAGAGCCCGACGACCCACCAGTAGCCGATGTCGAAACGGACGAGGTCGGACCAGACGAGCTTGTCTGTCGCACCGGGCCGCGACACGGCGTAGGCCTTCGTGGCCGCGCCGCTCGAGCGCCGGCGTAGACGATGGCGAAGACGAGCCAGAGAAGCCTGAGGCACGCGGCGAGGAGGAGCGGCGGCTGCCAGCTGCCGAAGAGCGACTTCGCGAAGTCGGGCGACTTGTCGGCGGCCCACGAACCGAGCCGCGCGATGAGGAGCTGGATCGCGAGGGCGAAGGAGATCTCCTTGCCCTTGAACCACCTGCCCACGACGGTCGTCGCCGCGACGATGAAGAGCTCCGAGCCGATACCGAGGAGGAAGCGCCCGACCATCATCCCGGCCCACTCGGAACCGGGAAGGAGCGCCGGCAGGACGGCGATCGCGAGGCTCCCCACGGCGCCGATCGTCCCGAAGAGGACTGCCGAGGCGGCCACGCCGATCCGGTCGATCAGGACGCCCCCCGCGATGAGCGTCAGGAGCGCCGCGACGTTGTAGGCCGTGTCGAGGAGCCCCACCTGCGCGCCCGTGAAGCCGAACGCCTTCTCGAGGAGCGGCGTCACCGGGTAGAGGGCGTCGAAGACGTAGTAGTTGCCGAACATCGCCAGGCTGCACGAGAGCAGCACGAGCCAGCGGTAGAAGGCGGGCGGCAGGGGACGCGGGTCGGCGGCCGGGGCGGCGAGTTCGGACATGGCGCCGGACGATACTCCCTCCGCCTCGGCGCAGCGGCGGCCGGCTTCGGACCCCTCCTTGCTACCATCCATGCCGTGACTCCTTCACCCACCAGTTCCGATTTCGACGTCGTCGTCCTGGGCGGCGGCCCGGGCGGCGAAGCGCGCCGCCATCCAGGCCGCCAAGGCGCACAAGCGCGTCGCGCTCG
Proteins encoded in this window:
- a CDS encoding DUF1801 domain-containing protein, yielding MNTPLPICAGLYRPRLSRARSHGPSHGQGIENGARRIAGLSSPDTPADSGPLDAQPASTVRPVIVRGLGFRRRPAAGRGDSPQVRFSGRRLGLLAVASLPQGGKATVGGRIVRENPPSGEDGEDRVKNTDARIDAYIAKSAPFARPVLSHLRALVHEACPGVEETMKWSMPSFVHEGRILCGMAAFKGHCTFGFWHKDMVEVLARTAKGDSMMGSFGRITAIADLPKENLLRPSARP
- a CDS encoding inositol phosphorylceramide synthase — encoded protein: MERFVTPSLTEWLMFCYVIYVPLYPVLCGILQWKRGAAAVEEYFFTLGLANVLCDVGFILFPVASPMYWMPDRFRVPLEGWAFTWAGELIRTRTHFAGGSIPSPHAAAATVMWLMAWKHHRTTFWILSPVILSLYVSTVYGRFHYATDAVVGIATGVLAAILARRSCVPGRRLVSGITVLPPAGTAFARLPKWRNHETPTSTRSPARPRGDPSDFTARRGPVRPQLLRRRRARRRHPPVRGPRLLVPGGGLVQPGGRPRRLAGRLDQLPDDARRPDLGRQRRARGASASRRHGLPRARVGAGRARPGPGGQAALAHPRYGHLPDSPDGAGRDLRSGDSERLRDVRDSRHLPDRRRRTGRQPRLCLSGTGLGGCRRWSAFAGTGRADPYPGYRPPRLRRHPDHPDRQLGPLGGEPCPTLPHGSFGLVRAPRHLRNRRPRRVRLVGKQRRVRKRLVSARMAAGWEPYRYGRWIWRDPWAGRGSPPSPGAGRRTTTVAGPSRGDAGAGSPSGRTPAIRVTPRPSSGSWAVARAGPSPSPRAGSSAGSRSGPGSRSTHGGTAPVRGRTSPTSTTPIGDV
- a CDS encoding CPBP family intramembrane metalloprotease, whose product is MTSRETTGTKESKATTGTMVATETTPSVGDLWSPIDRKTTIVLLAVTLLGILFRYFGSKPFYFRHLASSFALGGNRELTAGLYHFGSAFVFFGLIPALIVTLVFREPLAAWGVQAGDLSWGWKAFTVVTPVMFALRFFASKDSEFLAEYPLNRAAGNGPLAFAFHAIAYLVFYVGWEFGFRGFVQFGLRDRMGDWNAILVQALASSLLHVGKPFGETVGAVLGGLVWGIVAFRSRSLLVPLLTHWLLGLSLDLFIVSR
- a CDS encoding NAD-dependent epimerase/dehydratase family protein, which encodes MAAYAKNWSKDPSTFFRVNVEGARNVFETAPQAGVRRLVYTSTVVVFGPTPPGVVGDEAMPRATPRFFTEYEESKALAEKEAPERASRGLPVVIVHPTRLYGPGPLTEGNSVSLMIDQYDRGRFPALLDGGGDVGNYAFIDDVVKGHLLAMEKGRVGERYLLGGENVPLKGLFSLVDEVTNRKHFRVSLPPSLALLYAGLEERKAEWLGVYPKVTPGWVETFLADWAFTSAKAERELGYRITPLREGLRRTLDWLRGQRDRG